One genomic segment of Agromyces intestinalis includes these proteins:
- a CDS encoding ROK family transcriptional regulator, giving the protein MIERSGTFDGVHRRNLSKLLTLVHLEGPLSRARLTAVTRLNRSTVAALAAELVDLGLAVERAPDPTNRVGRPSPVVAPSPDVVAIAVNPELDAVTIAAVGLDGRIPVRERVEVDHIVTPAETAALVAGVIARWRSSELAGSRLIAVGLAVPGLVRADDGLVRFAPHLDWRDVPLPALVEGETGLPAVVGNDATFGVTAEHLFGAGRGVDHIVYLNGGASGIGGGLIVHGLPVGGAGGYAGEFGWNRPGIADPDDRTAPAGVLEAEVSRARLLAVAGLAHADEPTLAAALTASDDVEVAAELARQRRILSTALANAVNVLNPSLVILGGFLATVAASDPDALHDAVVAQAMPAAAEGLEIRVAALGEDRLLIGAAEAAFADLLRDPIR; this is encoded by the coding sequence AGCGGCACCTTCGACGGCGTGCACCGTCGAAACCTCTCGAAACTCCTCACGCTCGTGCACCTCGAGGGGCCGCTCTCACGCGCCCGTCTCACCGCGGTGACGCGCCTCAATCGGTCGACCGTCGCGGCGCTCGCCGCCGAACTCGTCGATCTCGGGCTCGCGGTCGAACGCGCCCCCGACCCGACGAATCGCGTCGGCCGGCCGTCGCCGGTCGTCGCGCCCTCTCCAGACGTCGTCGCGATCGCGGTGAACCCCGAGCTCGACGCGGTCACCATCGCCGCGGTCGGGCTCGACGGCCGCATCCCCGTGCGCGAGCGGGTGGAGGTCGATCACATCGTCACGCCGGCCGAGACAGCCGCCCTCGTGGCCGGAGTGATCGCGCGGTGGCGTTCGTCCGAACTCGCGGGCTCGCGGCTCATCGCAGTCGGCCTCGCGGTTCCCGGGCTCGTGCGCGCCGACGACGGGCTGGTGCGCTTCGCGCCGCACCTCGACTGGCGCGACGTGCCGCTGCCGGCGCTCGTCGAAGGTGAGACGGGGCTGCCCGCGGTGGTCGGCAACGACGCCACGTTCGGCGTGACCGCCGAGCACCTGTTCGGCGCCGGGCGTGGCGTCGACCACATCGTGTATCTGAACGGCGGCGCCAGCGGCATCGGCGGCGGGCTGATCGTGCACGGACTGCCGGTGGGCGGCGCGGGCGGCTACGCGGGGGAGTTCGGCTGGAACCGTCCCGGCATCGCCGATCCCGACGACCGCACCGCGCCGGCCGGCGTGCTCGAGGCCGAGGTGAGCCGCGCGCGACTGCTCGCGGTCGCCGGGCTCGCGCACGCCGACGAGCCGACCCTGGCCGCCGCGCTCACGGCGAGCGACGACGTCGAGGTCGCCGCCGAGTTGGCGCGCCAGCGGCGCATCCTGTCCACCGCCCTCGCCAACGCGGTGAACGTGCTGAATCCGTCGCTCGTCATCCTCGGCGGGTTCCTCGCCACCGTCGCCGCGAGCGACCCCGACGCCCTGCACGACGCGGTCGTCGCGCAGGCGATGCCGGCCGCCGCAGAAGGGCTCGAGATCCGCGTCGCGGCGCTCGGCGAGGACCGCCTGCTCATCGGCGCGGCCGAAGCGGCGTTCGCCGACCTGCTGCGCGACCCGATCCGCTAG
- a CDS encoding multidrug effflux MFS transporter — protein sequence MSTASIPIIRPDDLRAHAHPGDLLSPRRRLVYVLVLGALTALGPFTVDLYLPAFPVLQDEFGVGPAAVQITLTGTMVGFGFGQLIVGPWSDKVGRRLPLLLATGLHIAASIAAALAPDIVWLSVFRLLQGFGAAAGGVVAMAMVRDLFGGKPLVKMLSRLALVNGLAPVLAPVIGSQLLAVMDWRGVFWVLACYGLFVVLAVGFSIRETLPAERRHVAGHSTVRQRYGVLFRDRVYLGAAIAGGMTFTGLFGYLSTSSFLFQEVYAFTPQQYGLLFGVNSVGIIIGVQTSSRLMRGRVGPQWILAVTTIVHLAMALTIMALDTAGVGFWGTAVPLFVYITACGFSFPAVQILALANHGAEAGTAASLLGALNFGLAGLISPFIGMLGVGSAVPMAFVQVLASLVAITALWTLVRPRTVPPLAD from the coding sequence ATGTCGACCGCATCCATTCCGATCATCCGCCCCGACGACCTGCGCGCACACGCACACCCGGGCGACCTGCTCTCGCCGCGGCGCCGACTCGTCTACGTGCTCGTGCTCGGCGCGCTCACCGCCCTCGGGCCATTCACCGTCGACCTGTACCTGCCGGCGTTCCCGGTGCTGCAGGACGAGTTCGGGGTCGGGCCGGCTGCTGTGCAGATCACCCTCACCGGCACCATGGTCGGATTCGGCTTCGGGCAGCTCATCGTCGGGCCGTGGAGCGACAAGGTCGGTCGTCGCCTGCCGCTGCTGCTGGCGACCGGCCTGCACATCGCCGCCTCGATCGCCGCGGCGCTCGCGCCCGACATCGTGTGGCTGAGCGTGTTCAGGCTGCTGCAGGGATTCGGCGCTGCGGCGGGCGGCGTGGTCGCGATGGCGATGGTGCGCGACCTGTTCGGCGGCAAGCCGCTCGTGAAAATGCTCTCGCGGCTCGCCCTCGTGAACGGCCTCGCGCCGGTGCTCGCGCCCGTGATCGGGTCGCAGTTGCTCGCGGTCATGGACTGGCGCGGTGTCTTCTGGGTGCTCGCGTGCTACGGCCTGTTCGTGGTGCTGGCGGTCGGGTTCTCGATCCGCGAGACGCTGCCCGCCGAGCGCCGGCACGTGGCGGGGCACTCGACGGTGCGCCAGCGCTACGGCGTGCTCTTCCGCGACCGGGTCTATCTCGGCGCCGCGATCGCGGGCGGCATGACCTTCACCGGCCTGTTCGGCTACCTCTCGACGTCGTCGTTCCTCTTCCAGGAGGTGTACGCCTTCACGCCGCAGCAGTACGGCCTGCTGTTCGGCGTCAACTCGGTCGGCATCATCATCGGCGTGCAGACGAGCTCTCGGCTCATGCGCGGCCGGGTCGGACCCCAGTGGATCCTGGCGGTCACGACGATCGTGCACCTCGCGATGGCGCTCACGATCATGGCGCTCGACACGGCGGGCGTCGGGTTCTGGGGCACCGCCGTGCCGCTGTTCGTCTACATCACGGCGTGCGGGTTCTCGTTCCCGGCGGTGCAGATCCTCGCGCTCGCGAACCACGGCGCCGAGGCCGGCACCGCCGCCTCGCTGCTCGGTGCGCTGAACTTCGGGCTCGCCGGGCTCATCTCGCCGTTCATCGGCATGCTCGGGGTGGGCAGCGCGGTGCCGATGGCGTTCGTGCAGGTGCTCGCCAGCCTGGTCGCGATCACCGCGCTGTGGACGCTCGTGCGGCCGCGTACGGTTCCCCCGCTCGCGGACTGA